The following proteins are encoded in a genomic region of Roseinatronobacter sp. S2:
- the rsgA gene encoding ribosome small subunit-dependent GTPase A encodes MSLAALGWSAFFDDQVQSDEMPLARVRIATVHRARMTAISQHGPVRLILPARANTADFAVGDWVLVDADTQMVVRRLDRIALLRRRVEGGRMPQLIAANVDTLFITTSCNDDLNPARLERYLALANEAGTNPVIVLTKADQVADVEPFMAQVAGLQRGLAVVALNATAPDAATALAPWCGAGQTVALVGSSGVGKSSLLNTLAGKSGDDAQLTGGIREADAKGRHTTTSRSLHPVVGGGWVIDTPGMRTLHMGDSLAGLDQLFAEITELAPQCRFRDCTHDHEPGCAVQAAVASGVLDAARVGRWRKLQDENRMNTPVQTGPRGNKTTKPGGKRR; translated from the coding sequence ATGTCATTGGCGGCCCTTGGATGGTCGGCGTTTTTTGATGATCAGGTGCAATCCGATGAAATGCCTTTGGCGCGCGTGCGGATCGCCACAGTGCACCGTGCCAGAATGACAGCCATTTCGCAGCACGGGCCAGTCCGGCTGATCCTGCCTGCGCGCGCCAACACCGCTGATTTTGCCGTGGGTGATTGGGTGCTGGTTGACGCGGATACGCAAATGGTGGTGCGCAGGCTGGACCGGATCGCGCTGCTGCGCAGGCGGGTCGAAGGCGGGCGCATGCCGCAGCTGATTGCGGCCAATGTCGACACGCTGTTCATCACCACATCATGCAATGACGACCTGAACCCCGCGCGGCTGGAACGCTATCTGGCCCTTGCGAATGAGGCGGGCACCAATCCCGTGATCGTGCTGACCAAGGCCGATCAGGTTGCTGACGTTGAACCCTTTATGGCGCAGGTCGCAGGGCTGCAACGCGGGCTGGCGGTTGTGGCCCTGAATGCAACCGCGCCGGACGCGGCCACGGCGCTTGCGCCATGGTGCGGCGCGGGGCAGACGGTTGCATTGGTCGGATCATCTGGTGTGGGCAAGTCGTCCTTGCTGAACACCCTTGCGGGCAAGTCGGGCGATGATGCGCAACTGACCGGCGGTATTCGCGAAGCCGATGCCAAGGGCCGCCACACAACCACGTCGCGGTCGCTGCATCCGGTTGTGGGTGGCGGTTGGGTGATCGACACGCCCGGTATGCGCACATTGCACATGGGTGACAGTCTGGCCGGACTGGACCAGTTGTTTGCGGAAATCACCGAACTTGCGCCCCAGTGCCGCTTTCGCGACTGCACCCATGACCACGAACCCGGATGCGCCGTTCAGGCGGCTGTCGCCTCGGGCGTGCTGGACGCCGCGCGCGTGGGGCGGTGGCGCAAACTTCAGGACGAAAACCGCATGAACACCCCTGTGCAAACCGGCCCGCGCGGCAACAAGACCACCAAACCCGGCGGCAAGCGCCGCTAG
- a CDS encoding ImuA family protein translates to MSSDPAPSFLLRAARVHEVFGAGATAFATILAARMDGAVLWVCESWQADALHPPGLAAMMDPARLLLANTGTQTDTLAVAEEALKDGAVPLVVIVITRALDLREGRRLQLAARAGNTTGLCIIPEGMGSNAAETRWHAAPVLDVNRSDSTLMRWEIIKNKSGTTGAWHVRWDSETRHLHMVPPTGDRSGFAGASG, encoded by the coding sequence ATGTCCAGTGATCCGGCCCCGTCATTCCTGCTGCGCGCCGCCCGTGTCCATGAAGTATTTGGCGCGGGCGCCACGGCTTTTGCGACCATCCTTGCTGCAAGGATGGACGGCGCGGTGCTGTGGGTGTGCGAAAGCTGGCAGGCAGATGCCCTGCACCCGCCCGGTCTGGCCGCCATGATGGACCCTGCGCGGCTGCTGCTGGCCAATACCGGCACCCAGACCGACACGCTGGCCGTAGCAGAAGAGGCGCTGAAGGACGGGGCGGTGCCCTTGGTCGTGATCGTGATCACCCGCGCGCTGGATCTGCGCGAGGGGCGCAGGCTGCAACTGGCCGCCCGTGCAGGAAACACCACCGGATTGTGTATCATCCCCGAAGGAATGGGGTCCAATGCCGCTGAAACACGTTGGCACGCCGCCCCTGTGCTGGATGTGAACAGAAGCGACTCGACTCTGATGCGCTGGGAAATTATTAAGAACAAATCAGGAACAACCGGGGCCTGGCATGTTCGATGGGATTCAGAAACGCGTCATCTGCATATGGTTCCCCCGACTGGCGACAGATCGGGTTTTGCGGGTGCATCCGGTTGA
- a CDS encoding error-prone DNA polymerase encodes MSYAELCVTSNFTFLTGASHPEELVLRAAELGLAAIAITDRNSLAGVVRAWSALKTLHEDAGKGLPVRSATRMDASSRQQVSAHELPHADLPVLPKLIVGARLVLHDCAVDWVALPTDRAAYHRLARLLTQGKRRAPKGGCHLTLRDLETGCQGMILIALPPTELANATAPLKTLQSRYPGQVFLGAPPRYDGSDQAWFDACARMALRASTPMVALGDVLMHRAARRPLADVLTCLREGITIDRIGTRALPNAERRLKGHADMTRLYRNHPAALRRTLDIAARCGFDLGQLSYDYPDEVAQGEAPQARLERLAREGMARRYPQGASARVQGLMDKELALVADLNYAAYFLTVHDIVAHARSRGILCQGRGSAANSILCYLLGITDVSPDMIGMVVERFISRHRAEPPDIDVDFEHERREEVIQWIYDRYTRDRAGLCATVIHFRTRAAIREVGKVMGLSADVTTALSGQIWGQSNTGADPARLRELGLDPRDSRLSLTLRLIGEIIGFPRHLSQHVGGFVITKGRLDELCPIENAAMEGRTVIEWDKDDIDALGILKIDILSLGMLTCIRKAFELLQTHEHTSLTLDTVPQADSATYDMLCRADAVGVFQVESRAQMNFLPRMRPRTFYDLVIEVAIVRPGPIQGGMVKPYIRRRQGLESPEPFGPALEQVTRKTLGVPLFQEQAMQIAVVGAGYTAEEADKLRRSLASFRRMGTIGAHRERFVQGMLANGYGRDVADACFAQIEGFADYGFPESHAAAFAMLTYVSSWLKCHHPAVFACALLNSQPMGFYAPAQIVRDAREHGVDVRPVCVNHSGWDNLLERRGDGALALRLGFRQIKGFRKDDADWIVAARGNGYPDPESLWLRAGVAPAVLERLAESDAFMGQGLTRRAALWAVRAIHAPAPLPLFADPIDGEGLREPPVSLPAMHLGEEMVEDYIALRLSLRAHPMELLRPATPGLTPHDQLVTAPLGRMSVCGLVITRQRPGTASGVIFLTLEDETGVCNVVVWPKTYARFRRVVMGGRLLRVTGRLEREGRVAHLIADQIDDLSHRLSELGHPMDHDIGLTAPQADDAPRPPRYPPRAHHPREQAKRLFPSRDFH; translated from the coding sequence ATGAGCTATGCCGAATTATGCGTGACATCGAATTTCACCTTCCTGACGGGCGCATCGCATCCCGAAGAACTGGTTTTGCGCGCCGCCGAACTGGGGCTGGCGGCCATTGCCATCACGGACCGCAATTCACTGGCGGGTGTGGTGCGCGCATGGTCGGCCCTGAAAACCCTGCACGAGGATGCGGGCAAGGGCCTGCCGGTGCGGTCCGCCACGCGCATGGACGCGTCATCACGCCAGCAGGTTTCGGCGCATGAATTGCCGCATGCCGACCTGCCGGTTTTGCCGAAGCTGATTGTGGGCGCGCGGCTGGTGCTGCATGATTGCGCAGTGGACTGGGTTGCCCTGCCCACCGACCGCGCGGCCTATCACCGGCTGGCGCGGCTGCTGACACAGGGCAAGCGCCGCGCGCCCAAAGGGGGGTGCCACCTGACATTGCGCGACCTTGAAACCGGCTGTCAGGGCATGATCCTGATTGCCCTGCCCCCCACGGAACTGGCAAACGCCACAGCCCCGCTGAAGACGCTGCAATCGCGCTATCCCGGGCAGGTGTTTCTGGGCGCGCCCCCGCGTTATGACGGCAGTGATCAGGCGTGGTTTGATGCCTGCGCGCGGATGGCCTTGCGCGCCAGCACCCCCATGGTGGCGCTGGGCGATGTGCTGATGCACCGCGCCGCGCGCAGGCCCCTGGCCGATGTGCTGACATGCCTGCGCGAAGGGATCACCATCGACCGGATCGGCACCCGCGCCCTGCCCAATGCGGAACGCCGCCTGAAGGGCCATGCCGACATGACGCGCCTGTATCGCAACCACCCTGCCGCGCTGCGGCGCACGCTGGACATTGCGGCGCGCTGCGGCTTCGATCTGGGGCAGCTAAGCTATGACTACCCCGACGAGGTGGCACAGGGCGAAGCCCCGCAAGCGCGGCTGGAACGGCTGGCCCGCGAAGGTATGGCACGGCGCTACCCACAGGGTGCATCTGCGCGGGTGCAGGGGCTGATGGACAAGGAACTGGCGCTGGTGGCGGACCTGAACTACGCCGCCTATTTCCTGACAGTGCATGATATTGTAGCGCACGCACGGTCGCGCGGCATCCTGTGTCAGGGGCGCGGGTCGGCGGCAAATTCTATCCTGTGCTATCTGCTGGGCATCACTGATGTCAGCCCCGACATGATTGGCATGGTGGTTGAACGTTTTATTTCGCGCCACCGCGCCGAACCGCCCGATATTGACGTGGATTTCGAACATGAACGCCGAGAGGAGGTAATCCAGTGGATATATGACCGCTACACCCGCGACCGCGCCGGGCTGTGCGCCACGGTCATTCATTTCCGCACCCGCGCCGCCATCCGCGAGGTGGGCAAGGTCATGGGGCTAAGTGCCGATGTCACCACCGCGCTGTCGGGCCAGATCTGGGGCCAGTCCAATACTGGTGCGGACCCCGCGCGCCTGCGCGAACTGGGGCTGGACCCGCGCGACAGCCGCCTGTCCCTGACCCTGCGCCTGATCGGGGAAATTATCGGGTTTCCGCGCCATCTTAGCCAGCATGTCGGCGGCTTCGTCATTACCAAAGGCAGGCTGGACGAATTATGCCCTATTGAGAACGCCGCGATGGAGGGGCGCACCGTCATCGAATGGGACAAGGATGATATTGACGCGCTGGGTATCCTGAAAATCGACATCCTGTCGCTGGGCATGCTGACCTGCATTCGCAAGGCGTTCGAGTTGCTGCAAACCCATGAACACACCAGCCTGACGCTGGACACCGTGCCACAGGCAGACAGCGCCACCTATGACATGCTGTGCCGCGCTGATGCCGTGGGCGTGTTTCAGGTGGAAAGCCGCGCGCAGATGAATTTCCTGCCCCGCATGCGGCCGCGCACATTCTATGATCTTGTGATCGAAGTGGCCATTGTGCGCCCCGGACCTATTCAGGGCGGCATGGTCAAACCCTATATCCGCCGCCGTCAGGGGCTGGAATCCCCCGAACCCTTTGGCCCCGCGCTGGAACAGGTCACGCGCAAGACGCTGGGTGTGCCGCTGTTTCAGGAACAGGCCATGCAGATTGCCGTTGTGGGCGCAGGCTACACCGCAGAAGAAGCCGACAAACTGCGCCGTTCGCTGGCATCCTTCCGGCGTATGGGCACGATTGGCGCGCATCGGGAGCGTTTTGTTCAAGGCATGCTGGCAAACGGCTACGGGCGTGATGTGGCCGATGCCTGTTTTGCCCAGATCGAAGGATTTGCCGATTACGGCTTTCCCGAAAGCCATGCAGCCGCCTTTGCCATGCTGACCTATGTGTCATCATGGTTGAAATGCCACCATCCGGCAGTTTTTGCCTGTGCGTTGCTGAACAGCCAGCCCATGGGGTTTTACGCCCCCGCCCAGATTGTGCGCGATGCGCGCGAACATGGTGTGGATGTGCGCCCGGTCTGCGTGAACCATTCGGGATGGGACAATCTTCTGGAACGGCGCGGCGATGGCGCGCTGGCGCTGCGGCTGGGGTTTCGCCAGATCAAGGGGTTCCGCAAGGACGATGCGGACTGGATTGTCGCCGCGCGCGGCAATGGCTATCCCGACCCCGAAAGCCTGTGGTTGCGCGCCGGTGTCGCGCCTGCCGTGCTGGAACGTCTGGCCGAATCCGATGCTTTCATGGGTCAGGGCCTGACACGGCGCGCGGCCCTTTGGGCGGTGCGTGCCATTCACGCGCCCGCGCCCCTGCCCCTTTTTGCCGACCCGATTGATGGCGAGGGGCTGCGCGAGCCGCCCGTTTCCCTGCCCGCCATGCATCTGGGCGAGGAGATGGTCGAAGATTACATCGCCCTGCGCCTAAGCCTGCGCGCCCATCCGATGGAACTGTTGCGCCCCGCCACCCCCGGCCTGACCCCGCATGACCAGCTTGTCACCGCCCCCCTTGGGCGCATGTCGGTCTGCGGTCTGGTCATCACCCGCCAGCGCCCCGGCACGGCATCGGGCGTTATTTTCCTGACGCTGGAGGATGAAACAGGCGTGTGCAATGTGGTGGTCTGGCCCAAAACCTATGCCCGCTTCCGGCGGGTTGTCATGGGCGGGCGGCTGCTGCGGGTGACAGGGCGGCTGGAACGCGAAGGGCGTGTTGCACATCTGATTGCCGATCAGATCGACGATCTGTCACATCGCCTGTCCGAGCTTGGCCACCCGATGGACCACGACATCGGCCTTACCGCACCGCAAGCCGATGACGCGCCACGCCCGCCGCGCTACCCGCCGCGCGCACACCACCCGCGCGAACAGGCCAAGCGCCTGTTCCCAAGCCGTGATTTTCATTGA
- a CDS encoding (2Fe-2S)-binding protein: MQLQVNGTTHDLDVEGDMPLLWVLRDVLNVTGPKYGCGIAQCGACTVNVDGEAMRSCQLPVSDVWGAVTTIEGLAAGGTLHPVQAAWIAHQVAQCGYCQSGQIMQAIDLLDRNPAPSDADIDDVMSGNLCRCATYPRIRAAIHDAAATMQEG; the protein is encoded by the coding sequence ATGCAGCTTCAGGTGAACGGGACAACCCATGATCTGGATGTCGAGGGGGACATGCCACTTCTGTGGGTGCTGCGCGATGTGTTGAATGTTACAGGCCCGAAATACGGCTGCGGGATCGCGCAATGCGGGGCCTGCACTGTGAATGTGGACGGCGAAGCGATGCGGTCGTGCCAACTGCCTGTGTCCGATGTCTGGGGGGCCGTGACCACAATCGAAGGGCTGGCGGCGGGGGGCACGCTTCATCCTGTGCAGGCCGCGTGGATAGCCCATCAGGTCGCGCAATGCGGCTATTGCCAGTCCGGCCAGATCATGCAGGCCATCGACCTGCTGGACCGCAACCCCGCCCCGTCCGATGCAGATATTGATGATGTCATGTCGGGCAATCTGTGCCGTTGCGCCACCTATCCACGCATTCGCGCCGCCATTCATGATGCCGCCGCCACGATGCAGGAGGGCTAG
- a CDS encoding DNA polymerase Y family protein, translating into MFDGIQKRVICIWFPRLATDRVLRVHPVDGPFALTFRQDNSERLYCLNSHAEQAGLHCGMSLADARAFCPDIVCHPARPDLDARFLVALRRWAMRWCPWVGYDGTDGLVLDISGSAHLWGGEGALLANIRARLGTAGLDLQLGLGCTRGAAWARAHYGTQAEQPLDTLPVAALRLDDATCTALQRLGLRTIREVSDTARAPLARRFGPALMMRLDQALGHMPEPVTPALDPPHYGVRLTLPDPIGLVGDVMAATGRLLDALCAKLHAQGTGARALVLTLRRVDQGSQQVELRLAAAMRDAARILPLFERGVATVEAGFGIDQIRLEATLTEPLAAQQTGLGTTSQTPDRLADLVTRIGTRIGLENVRRFLPADSHIPERSFLIAPAAHSAPESGWRSGQPRPLHLFAPEPIAATGPTPPTRFRWRRMHLHTARAIGPERIAPEWWFDDPNWRTGMRDYWCIHTRQGRRLWLFHTPQTPGWYVQGEFA; encoded by the coding sequence ATGTTCGATGGGATTCAGAAACGCGTCATCTGCATATGGTTCCCCCGACTGGCGACAGATCGGGTTTTGCGGGTGCATCCGGTTGATGGGCCTTTTGCGCTAACCTTTCGGCAAGACAACAGCGAACGGCTGTATTGCCTCAACAGCCATGCCGAACAGGCGGGGTTGCACTGCGGCATGTCGCTGGCCGATGCGCGCGCCTTTTGCCCCGACATCGTGTGCCACCCCGCGCGGCCTGATCTGGATGCCCGATTCCTGGTGGCACTGCGCCGCTGGGCTATGCGTTGGTGTCCTTGGGTGGGGTATGACGGCACGGACGGGCTGGTGCTGGATATCAGCGGATCGGCCCATCTGTGGGGGGGCGAGGGGGCGCTTTTGGCAAATATCCGTGCGCGGCTGGGCACGGCAGGGCTGGACCTGCAGCTGGGGCTTGGCTGCACACGCGGCGCGGCATGGGCGCGGGCGCATTATGGCACGCAGGCAGAACAACCGCTGGACACATTGCCGGTGGCCGCGCTGCGGCTGGATGATGCGACCTGCACCGCACTGCAACGACTGGGGCTGCGCACCATCCGCGAGGTGTCGGACACAGCACGCGCACCGCTGGCCCGTCGCTTTGGCCCCGCCCTGATGATGCGGCTGGATCAGGCGCTGGGCCATATGCCCGAACCTGTCACCCCCGCGCTGGACCCGCCACATTACGGCGTGCGCCTGACCCTGCCTGACCCGATTGGTCTGGTCGGCGATGTCATGGCCGCCACCGGCCGCCTGCTGGACGCGCTATGTGCCAAACTGCACGCGCAGGGGACAGGCGCACGCGCATTGGTGCTGACCTTGCGGCGGGTGGATCAGGGCAGCCAGCAAGTGGAATTGCGGCTGGCCGCCGCCATGCGTGACGCGGCCCGCATCCTGCCCTTGTTCGAACGCGGTGTCGCTACGGTCGAGGCCGGTTTTGGCATTGATCAGATCAGGCTGGAGGCCACACTGACAGAACCGCTGGCTGCGCAGCAAACCGGATTAGGCACCACATCGCAAACCCCCGACCGGCTGGCTGATCTGGTTACCCGCATCGGCACCCGCATCGGGCTGGAAAACGTGCGGCGGTTTCTGCCCGCAGACAGCCACATCCCCGAACGCAGCTTCCTGATTGCACCCGCAGCCCATAGCGCGCCGGAAAGCGGCTGGCGCAGTGGCCAGCCCCGCCCCCTGCACCTGTTTGCGCCAGAACCCATCGCGGCCACAGGCCCCACACCGCCCACGCGGTTTCGCTGGCGGCGCATGCACCTGCACACAGCGCGCGCCATCGGGCCGGAACGCATTGCGCCGGAATGGTGGTTCGACGACCCGAACTGGCGGACAGGCATGCGCGATTACTGGTGCATTCACACCCGCCAAGGCCGCAGGCTGTGGCTGTTTCATACACCCCAAACCCCCGGCTGGTATGTGCAGGGTGAATTCGCATGA
- a CDS encoding xanthine dehydrogenase family protein molybdopterin-binding subunit, with amino-acid sequence MGRAKTIARRTFLIGSAAIAGGVAFGAYTVARPIPNPLLDRIGEGEAALTPFVIITGDGITLIVPRADIGQGIESLQAHLIAEELDIDPHSATLDPGQPHAAYHNSALAADGVPFPHYHDGAIARIARAGAAAGARVMGLQFTGGSTSTADLHVALRQAGANARETLKQAAANRTGLARSDLRTNDGAVILPDDTRIPYTDLAADAAAIDLIEDVPLRMPAQWRLLGKPVQRTDSVAKSTGAMTYGVDVRLPDMLFATIRRNPGIGGAVLSVDDAAARAMPGVRAVVPVSGGIGVIADNTWRAFNAAQAVTVTWGAPDYPATSAEMWRVLEGAGTRANRNSRLRNDGKVDDVLAQSQVLSAQYRAPFIAHAALEPLSATVLYTPQRLEIWTATQVPAVLRDKAAELAGLPRDAVTLHLLHAGGSFGRRLDIDYVLPAIELAMTVPGTPVQTTLTREEDMTHDFPRPMHLARARGAVQDGRVHAFDMDAISPSVVDSWFGRIMFAPPGPDALIVLGAYDQPFAIPNYRVTGYKAPPLVPVGSWRAPGACANTFFHDCFLDELIHAAGADPLEERLRLITHPESRRVLEAVGEMSGWSGPQLGQGRGRGVAYAYAHGVPIAAVVDVAMTDAGIKVERAWIAGECGTVYDPVNAEAQVTGSFLWGLGHAMDAELTYEDHAPVQTNFDRFRGLQMYQTPRLEVRLLGQADHVRGLGEPATCAAAPALGNAIFAATGTRLREMPFSKGMQFA; translated from the coding sequence ATGGGCCGCGCAAAAACCATTGCCCGCCGCACATTCCTGATCGGGTCTGCGGCCATTGCGGGGGGTGTCGCGTTCGGGGCCTATACTGTTGCGCGCCCCATCCCGAACCCGCTGCTGGACCGCATCGGCGAAGGAGAGGCCGCGTTGACGCCTTTTGTCATAATCACCGGTGATGGGATTACATTGATTGTGCCCCGCGCCGATATTGGCCAGGGCATTGAATCGCTGCAAGCGCATCTGATCGCGGAAGAGCTGGACATAGACCCGCATTCCGCAACGCTGGACCCCGGTCAACCCCATGCCGCCTATCATAATTCCGCACTGGCAGCAGATGGCGTGCCGTTTCCGCATTACCATGACGGGGCCATTGCGCGTATCGCGCGGGCCGGTGCGGCGGCTGGTGCGCGGGTCATGGGGTTGCAGTTCACGGGCGGGTCAACATCAACTGCCGATCTGCATGTGGCCTTGCGTCAGGCGGGGGCAAATGCGCGCGAAACCCTGAAACAGGCCGCGGCCAACCGCACGGGACTGGCACGCAGCGATCTGCGCACGAATGATGGCGCGGTCATCCTGCCTGATGACACGCGCATTCCCTATACCGACCTTGCCGCAGATGCCGCCGCGATAGATTTGATCGAAGATGTGCCCCTGCGCATGCCCGCGCAGTGGCGCTTGCTGGGCAAACCGGTGCAGCGCACGGATAGTGTCGCGAAATCCACAGGGGCCATGACATATGGCGTTGATGTGCGTCTGCCCGATATGCTGTTTGCCACGATCCGGCGCAACCCCGGCATTGGCGGGGCCGTTCTGTCGGTGGATGATGCAGCCGCGCGGGCCATGCCCGGAGTGCGCGCTGTGGTGCCGGTGTCGGGCGGCATTGGTGTGATTGCCGACAATACATGGCGTGCGTTCAATGCCGCGCAGGCCGTCACTGTCACATGGGGCGCGCCAGACTATCCTGCCACATCGGCAGAGATGTGGCGTGTGCTGGAAGGGGCGGGAACCCGCGCCAACCGCAACAGCCGCCTGCGCAATGATGGCAAGGTTGATGACGTGCTGGCGCAATCGCAGGTGCTAAGCGCGCAATATCGCGCCCCCTTCATCGCGCATGCCGCGCTGGAGCCGTTAAGCGCAACGGTGCTGTATACCCCCCAACGGCTGGAAATCTGGACCGCAACGCAGGTTCCTGCGGTTCTGCGCGACAAGGCGGCCGAACTGGCGGGGCTGCCACGCGATGCGGTGACGCTGCACCTGTTGCATGCCGGTGGCAGTTTCGGGCGGCGGCTGGATATTGATTATGTGCTGCCCGCGATTGAACTTGCCATGACAGTGCCGGGCACGCCGGTTCAGACCACCCTGACCCGTGAAGAGGACATGACCCATGATTTCCCCCGCCCGATGCATCTGGCGCGGGCGCGCGGGGCTGTGCAGGACGGGCGTGTCCATGCCTTTGATATGGATGCCATCAGCCCGTCTGTGGTGGACAGCTGGTTCGGGCGTATCATGTTCGCGCCCCCCGGCCCTGATGCGCTGATTGTGCTGGGGGCCTATGACCAGCCCTTCGCCATTCCGAACTACCGTGTGACCGGATACAAGGCGCCGCCACTGGTGCCGGTGGGCTCATGGCGTGCGCCCGGTGCCTGTGCCAATACGTTTTTCCATGACTGTTTCCTTGATGAACTGATCCACGCGGCAGGGGCCGACCCGCTGGAAGAACGGCTGCGCCTGATCACGCATCCCGAGTCCCGACGCGTGCTGGAAGCGGTGGGCGAGATGTCGGGCTGGTCGGGGCCGCAGTTGGGCCAGGGGCGCGGGCGCGGGGTGGCCTATGCCTATGCGCATGGTGTGCCCATTGCCGCTGTGGTCGATGTTGCCATGACGGATGCAGGCATCAAGGTTGAGCGCGCATGGATTGCGGGGGAATGCGGCACGGTCTACGACCCCGTCAACGCCGAAGCGCAGGTCACAGGCAGTTTTCTGTGGGGGTTGGGCCATGCGATGGATGCGGAACTGACCTATGAGGACCACGCGCCGGTGCAGACGAATTTTGACCGGTTTCGCGGCTTGCAAATGTATCAGACGCCGCGCCTTGAGGTTCGTTTGCTGGGGCAGGCAGATCATGTGCGGGGCTTGGGCGAGCCTGCAACCTGCGCGGCCGCCCCCGCGCTTGGCAATGCCATATTTGCCGCGACCGGCACGCGCTTGCGCGAAATGCCCTTCAGCAAGGGAATGCAGTTTGCCTGA
- a CDS encoding ABC transporter permease, producing MTAYILRRLLGTIPIILIVGVITFFLVQLSPGDPAMFYVSPDAPPDEVDRVRERLGLDQPVMTRFTFWLGEVFQGNLGVSFHQNRPVLDAFMDALPVTLWLAGLSMIIALVVGIPVGLLSALHPNGAVDRFSTIFVFIGVSMPNFWLGMLLVLLFSVTLGLLPAQGFNTNSAWGGFRSLLLPAITLGYSQAALIARMTRSSMLEVMRQDYVQTARAKGLRGHVVLGKHAFGNALNPIVTVIGLAIGSLVAGSAVVEVVFNLPGIGRLVVDSVMRRDYPMIQGILLLTAGMIILVNLLTDLLYALLDPRIRYD from the coding sequence ATGACCGCATATATCCTGCGCCGATTGCTGGGAACAATTCCCATCATCCTGATTGTCGGTGTGATTACCTTTTTTCTGGTCCAGCTGTCGCCCGGTGATCCGGCGATGTTCTATGTCTCGCCGGATGCGCCCCCCGACGAGGTGGACCGCGTCCGCGAACGGCTGGGGCTGGACCAGCCCGTCATGACGCGTTTTACCTTCTGGTTGGGAGAGGTGTTTCAGGGCAATCTGGGCGTGTCCTTTCATCAAAACCGGCCCGTGCTGGACGCGTTCATGGATGCGCTGCCGGTAACCTTGTGGCTGGCGGGGTTGTCCATGATCATCGCGCTGGTCGTGGGCATTCCGGTCGGGCTGCTGTCGGCGCTGCACCCCAATGGCGCGGTTGACCGTTTCAGCACGATTTTTGTGTTCATCGGCGTGTCGATGCCCAATTTCTGGCTGGGCATGCTACTGGTGCTGTTGTTTTCGGTGACACTTGGCCTGTTGCCAGCGCAGGGGTTCAACACGAACAGTGCATGGGGCGGGTTTCGCAGCCTGTTATTACCCGCGATTACGCTGGGCTATTCCCAGGCGGCGCTGATCGCGCGCATGACACGCTCCAGCATGCTGGAGGTGATGCGTCAGGACTATGTCCAGACCGCCCGCGCCAAGGGGCTGCGCGGTCATGTTGTGCTGGGCAAACATGCCTTTGGCAATGCGCTGAACCCGATTGTCACCGTGATCGGGCTGGCCATCGGGTCACTTGTCGCGGGGTCTGCCGTGGTGGAAGTGGTGTTCAACCTGCCGGGGATTGGCCGTCTGGTGGTCGATTCCGTCATGCGGCGCGATTATCCGATGATTCAGGGAATACTGCTGCTGACTGCGGGGATGATCATTCTGGTCAATCTGCTGACGGATTTGCTGTATGCGCTTCTGGACCCGCGCATCCGGTATGACTGA